A genomic window from Punica granatum isolate Tunisia-2019 chromosome 2, ASM765513v2, whole genome shotgun sequence includes:
- the LOC116194003 gene encoding uncharacterized protein LOC116194003, which yields MYFIKTPTVSPNRYIFTLNYSTQLPPVLWSPVSGFLCYIFFFFSGSPCLIEIELDLIPGLGFSWILDSSLYRGSFSFSFLFFRNTVSVSNRGQVNAMDAKISLPISLLLILGCAFVAGASAHKHDSLINPNGSSLAGIELPDHMSFNAVSSSGATGCGLSSLKQPGQTDSAVPSYSDIDDDDDDDDDEVEGDASFLLAKSQRETVKLHLKRRSASSDAGSKESVAEFTGWDLSRIHTLYRRMTERKNQNTISRLKKGREKKPNWGSDYNRVDPPAPAPMPEFYGDGLSGQLMATLGSGVALGSGEYFMDVFVGTPPKHFLLILDTGSDLNWIQCVPCYDCFEQNGPHYDPKDSSSFKHIGCHDPRCELVSSPDPPQPCKDENQTCPYFYWYGDSSNTTGDFALETFTVNLTARNGKSEYRRVENVMFGCGHWNRGLFHGAAGLLGLGRGPLSFSSQLQSLYGHSFSYCLVDRNSDTSVSSKLIFGEDRELLSHPNLNFTSFVAGKENPADTFYYVQIKSIIVGGEVLNISKETWELSQDGSGGTIIDSGTTLSYFAEPANTTIKEAFIRKVNKKYPLVKDIEILYPCYNVSGVEKVDLPEFAIEFADGAVWNFPVENYFIPLSDDIVCLALMGTPKSALSIIGNYQQQNFHILYDTKKSRLGYAPMRCAEITSAALRKMGPFRFHQYQVVGRALPTEGDEHPKIYRMKLWATNEVRAKSKFWYFLRKLKKVKKSNGQVLAINEIFEKNPTKIDNYGIWLRYQSRTGYHNMYKEYRDTTLNGAVEQMYTEMASRHRVRFPCIQIIKTATVPAKLCKRESTKQFHNSKIKFPLVFRKVRPPSRKLKTTYKASRPNLFM from the exons ATGTACTTCATAAAGACACCCACCGTCTCCCCCAATCGATACATTTTCACCCTCAATTACAGTACTCAACTTCCACCAGTTCTTTGGTCTCCTGTTTCTGGGTTTTTGtgttatatattcttttttttttctgggtcTCCCTGTTTGATTGAGATTGAGCTTGATCTGATTCCGGGTCTTGGGTTTTCTTGGATTCTTGATTCTTCTTTGTACCGGGGAAGCTtcagtttttcctttttgttctTTAGGAATACTGTCTCTGTGAGCAATCGAGGGCAGGTCAACGCCATGGATGCAAAGATTTCTCTGCCTATTAGCCTTCTTCTGATCCTCGGCTGTGCATTCGTAGCCGGGGCTTCCGCACATAAGCATGATAGTCTCATCAATCCCAACGGCTCCTCTCTTGCGGGGATCGAACTGCCTGATCATATGAGCTTCAATGCCGTCTCTTCTTCGGGTGCAACCGGGTGCGGCCTCTCGTCCTTGAAGCAGCCCGGACAGACGGATTCAGCTGTTCCATCCTATTCCGACATTGATGACGATGACGATGACGATGACGATGAAGTTGAGGGGGATGCTTCCTTTTTGTTGGCTAAATCGCAGAGAGAAACCGTGAAGCTCCACCTCAAGCGCCGATCGGCGAGCTCCGATGCCGGCTCGAAGGAATCTGTGGCTGAATTCACCGGGTGGGATTTGAGCAGGATTCATACACTTTACAGGAGGATGACTGAGAGGAAGAACCAGAACACCATCTCAAGGCTAAAGAAAGGTAGGGAGAAGAAACCCAATTGGGGGTCTGATTATAATCGGGTCGATCCACCTGCCCCGGCCCCAATGCCGGAATTTTATGGCGATGGTCTCTCTGGTCAGTTGATGGCAACTTTGGGGTCCGGGGTGGCTCTCGGCTCAGGTGAGTACTTCATGGATGTGTTCGTGGGCACTCCCCCGAAGCATTTCTTGCTGATCCTTGACACCGGGAGCGACCTGAATTGGATCCAGTGCGTCCCGTGTTACGACTGTTTTGAGCAGAACGGGCCTCACTATGACCCCAAAGACTCAAGTTCTTTCAAGCACATTGGCTGCCATGATCCCCGGTGCGAGTTAGTCTCCTCCCCGGACCCGCCACAGCCCTGCAAGGATGAGAACCAAACATGTCCATATTTCTACTGGTACGGAGACAGTTCAAACACAACTGGGGATTTCGCCCTCGAGACATTCACGGTGAATCTCACTGCACGTAATGGGAAGTCCGAGTACAGGCGGGTCGAGAATGTAATGTTTGGGTGCGGACATTGGAACCGCGGGCTCTTCCATGGGGCCGCGGGTTTATTAGGCCTGGGGAGAGGACCGCTCTCGTTCTCATCCCAGCTTCAGTCTCTCTACGGCCACTCTTTCTCGTACTGTCTCGTCGACAGGAACAGCGACACAAGCGTCAGTAGCAAGCTGATCTTCGGGGAGGACAGGGAGCTCCTGAGCCACCCGAACCTGAATTTCACATCGTTTGTGGCAGGGAAAGAGAATCCTGCCGATACATTCTACTACGTCCAGATAAAGTCGATCATAGTCGGGGGAGAAGTTCTCAACATCTCTAAAGAGACTTGGGAACTGTCGCAGGACGGGTCCGGTGGCACGATCATAGACTCGGGCACTACTCTAAGCTACTTCGCAGAGCCTGCCAATACGACAATTAAGGAGGCTTTCATCAGGAAGGTGAACAAGAAGTATCCTCTGGTGAAGGACATCGAGATCCTCTACCCGTGCTACAATGTGTCGGGAGTCGAAAAGGTGGATTTGCCCGAGTTTGCAATTGAGTTCGCCGATGGCGCCGTGTGGAACTTCCCCGTGGAGAACTACTTCATCCCATTATCGGATGACATAGTCTGTCTGGCGCTGATGGGGACTCCCAAGTCGGCTCTGTCCATTATCGGGAACTACCAACAGCAGAACTTCCATATACTGTACGACACAAAGAAATCGAGGCTCGGGTACGCCCCGATGAGGTGCGCCGAGATT ACCTCCGCCGCACTCCGAAAAATGGGGCCTTTCAGG TTTCACCAGTACCAGGTCGTCGGGAGAGCACTGCCCACCGAGGGAGATGAGCATCCTAAGATCTACAGGATGAAGCTCTGGGCAACCAATGAGGTCCGAGCCAAGTCCAAGTTTTG GTACTTCCTGAGGAAGCTgaagaaggtgaagaagaGCAATGGTCAGGTTCTTGCCATCAATGAG ATTTTTGAGAAGAATCCGACCAAGATCGATAACTATGGTATTTGGCTCCGGTACCAGAGCCGTACTGGTTATCACAATATGTACAAGGAGTACAGGGACACGACTCTCAACGGGGCTGTGGAGCAGATGTACACTGAGATGGCATCTCGTCACAGGGTCAGGTTCCCCTGCATCCAGATCATCAAGACCGCCACTGTTCCAGCAAAGCTGTGCAAGAGGGAGAGCACCAAGCAGTTCCACAACTCGAAGATCAAGTTCCCGCTTGTGTTCAGGAAAGTCAGGCCACCCTCTAGGAAGCTCAAGACCACATACAAGGCTTCGAGGCCTAACTTATTTATGTaa
- the LOC116197838 gene encoding 3-hydroxyisobutyryl-CoA hydrolase-like protein 5, with product MAKEAVSQDEEVVLGEEINCVRLITLNRPRQLNVISSKVVSILAEYLEKWEKDDKAKLVLIKGAGRAFSAGGDLKMFYDGRKTKDSCLEVVYRMYWLCYHIHTYKKTHVSLVHGISMGGGASFMVPMKFSVVTEKTVFSTPEASIGFHTDCGFSYMHSHLPGRLGEFLALTGGRLNGKELVATGLATHFVPSEKFPELEKRLVSLNSGDEAAVKSAIQEFSVEVKLDEESILNKKLVIDECFSKDTVEEIIKSFEAEASKEGNGWIGPVLKGLKRSSPTGLKVTLRSIREGRNQTLAECLKKEFRLTMNILRTEISEDVYEGIRALTIDKDNAPKWEPSTLNKVEDEKLDLVFKPFPENLELQIPGKEECRWSGKYENTPYPSLNLHEWSKLKL from the exons ATGGCGAAGGAAGCTGTTTCGCAGGATGAAGAG GTTGTTCTTGGGGAAGAGATCAACTGTGTGCGGCTGATCACCTTGAACCGGCCTCGTCAATTGAATGTGATCTCGTCAAAAGTG GTTTCTATCCTTGCGGAATACTTGGAGAAGTGGGAGAAAGATGACAAGGCCAAACTTGTTTTGATCAAG GGAGCAGGTCGAGCTTTTTCTGCTGGCGGAGATCTGAAAATGTTCTATGATGGCAGAAAAACAA AGGATTCATGCCTTGAAGTCGTCTATAGGATGTATTGGCTTTGCTATCACATCCATACCTATAAGAAAACCCAT GTCTCTCTTGTCCATGGAATTTCGATGGGTGGAGGAGCATCGTTTATGGTCCCGATGAAGTTCTCAGTTGTCACGGAGAAAACC GTTTTTTCCACTCCAGAAGCAAGTATTGGCTTCCACACAGATTGTGGTTTTTCATACATGCATTCCCATCTCCCTGGACGATTGG GGGAGTTCTTGGCATTAACGGGGGGAAGACTTAATGGTAAGGAATTGGTGGCAACTGGCCTTGCAACTCATTTTGTCCCTTCTGAG AAATTTCCCGAGCTGGAGAAGCGCCTTGTAAGCTTGAATTCTGGTGATGAGGCTGCTGTAAAGTCGGCAATTCAGGAATTCTCTGTGGAGGTTAAGCTTGATGAAGAAAGCATTTTGAACAA AAAGTTGGTGATCGATGAGTGCTTCTCCAAGGATACTGTGgaagaaattataaaatcatTC gAAGCAGAGGCAAGCAAAGAAGGAAATGGATGGATTGGACCGGTTTTGAAAGGGTTGAAGAGATCATCCCCAACAGGACTGAAAGTCACACTCAGATCG ATCCGTGAAGGCCGCAATCAGACACTTGCAGAATGTCTGAAGAAGGAATTCAGGCTGACGATGAACATTCTGAGAACAGAAATATCTGAGGATGTCTACGAG GGCATCCGAGCACTAACCATTGACAAGGACAATGCCCCCAAG TGGGAACCATCAACTCTCAACAAAGTGGAGGACGAGAAGTTGGATTTGGTGTTTAAGCCATTCCCGGAGAATCTCGAGCTCCAAATTCCAGGAAAGGAAGAGTGCAG GTGGTCAGGAAAGTACGAGAACACACCTTATCCATCCTTAAATCTCCATGAATGGAGCAAACTGAAGCTTTGA
- the LOC116194225 gene encoding GDSL esterase/lipase At4g10955 → MAKRTAEDITKEAAVEEEAHPYAFHVSGPRNVPSPNWRDLISSSWKDENYRRTVIACFIQGVYLLELDRQESRSEENALAPKWWLPFKYKLSQTLIDERDGSIFGAILEWDRSAAMADFILMRPCGAPKAVLALRGTLLKSPTIRRDIEDDLRFLTWESLKGSVRFNLALEALKLVAARYGSSNVCIAGHSLGAGFALQVGKALAKEGMYVDAHLFNPPSVSLAMSLRNIGEKAGFVWKRVKSMFPSAAQDQSGRNAEADTTMGSVLGLKNWMPNLYRNKTSNIGLQKWVPHLYVNNSDYICCYYTDPAGTEPNVTEKENVIPTNEQVAAKMFVMSKGKQRFLEAHGLEQWWSDDLELQLALNSSKLISKQLKSLYSLPGSSPTTTPQGKP, encoded by the exons ATGGCGAAGAGAACTGCAGAGGATATCACCAAGGAGGCGGCTGTGGAGGAAGAGGCTCACCCTTATGCTTTTCACGTGTCCGGACCCCGCAATGTTCCTTCCCCCAACTGGCGAGACCTCATCAGTTCTAGCTG GAAGGATGAGAACTACAGGAGGACTGTAATCGCCTGCTTCATACAAGGGGTTTACCTGCTTGAGCTCGATAGGCAAGAGAGCCGGTCCGAGGAGAATGCGCTTGCCCCAAAATGGTGGCTGCCCTTCAAGTACAAGCTCTCCCAGACCCTGATCGATGAACGGGATGGGTCGATATTCGGTGCGATCCTTGAGTGGGACCGTTCTGCTGCTATGGCGGATTTCATACTCATGCGGCCCTGCGGGGCTCCGAAAGCTGTCCTGGCCCTGAGAGGGACCTTGCTCAAGAGCCCCACGATCCGCCGGGATATTGAGGACGACCTCCGGTTTTTGACCTGGGAGAGCCTAAAGGGTTCTGTCAGGTTCAATCTTGCGCTCGAGGCATTGAAATTGGTTGCTGCTAGGTATGGGAGCAGCAACGTGTGCATAGCGGGGCATTCGTTGGGAGCAGGTTTCGCTCTTCAGGTGGGCAAAGCACTGGCTAAAGAAGGAATGTACGTGGACGCGCATTTGTTTAACCCGCCTTCAGTTTCCCTCGCAATGAGCCTCAGGAACATTGGGGAAAAGGCCGGGTTTGTCTGGAAGAGGGTCAAGTCGATGTTTCCTTCTGCCGCTCAAGATCAGAGTGGCCGCAATGCTGAAGCTGACACGACGATGGGCTCGGTTCTAGGACTAAAGAACTGGATGCCTAATCTGTACAGGAATAAGACATCAAACATTGGACTCCAGAAATGGGTTCCGCACCTCTACGTGAACAACAGCGACTACATCTGCTGCTACTACACTGATCCTGCAGGGACGGAACCGAATGTCACCGAGAAGGAGAACGTCATTCCCACAAATGAGCAAGTGGCTGCGAAGATGTTTGTGATGTCAAAGGGGAAGCAGAGGTTTCTCGAGGCTCATGGGCTGGAGCAGTGGTGGTCCGACGATTTGGAGCTTCAACTGGCTCTAAACAGCAGCAAGCTTATCAGCAAGCAGCTCAAGTCCCTGTACAGCCTCCCTGGTTCTAGTCCAACCACAACACCGCAGGGGAAGCCCTGA
- the LOC116197914 gene encoding probable receptor-like protein kinase At2g42960, producing MSSEGSLNVELSKKTPLLGLKLWVLIGITVGSFIILILGILSVWVTFRKRSKRRVAKFSSHSQIPNVSKEIRIDRVGARSFPDHPESIIITVDDKSGDKHMSKSNDPDNLSQCSSIHCIERGGSSHSGEEGSSGTIRRHHSTLSCGGLAMASPLIGLPEISHLGWGHWFTLRDLEVATNRFSAENVIGEGGYGVVYRGRLINGTEVAVKKLLNNLGQAEKEFRAEVEAIGHVRHKNLVRLLGYCIEGVHRMLVYEYVNNGNLDQWLHGGMRQHGSLTWEARMKVILGTAKALAYLHEGIEPKVVHRDIKSSNILIDEEFNAKVSDFGLAKVLGTNESHIATRVMGTFGYVAPEYANTGLLNEKSDVYSFGVLLLEAITGRDPVDYARPANEVNLVEWLKMMVGTKRAEEVVDLNIEVKPPTRALKRALVVAVRCIDPEWDQRPRMTQVVRMLESDEYPSREDRRTRKSRAASIESKNGDGLDPNELLNTAVDSRDR from the exons ATGTCATCGGAGGGGTCTTTGAACGTGGAACTGTCCAAGAAGACGCCGCTTTTGGGTTTGAAGCTGTGGGTTTTGATTGGTATCACGGTCGGTTCTTTTATAATCTTGATCCTCGGGATTCTATCTGTGTGGGTGACATTCCGGAAAAGATCGAAAAGAAGAGTGGCCAAGTTCTCTTCCCATTCTCAAATACCCAATGTATCGAAAGAGATCAGGATTGATAGGGTTGGAGCGCGGAGCTTTCCGGATCACCCCGAGAGCATCATAATTACAGTCGATGATAAATCGGGTGATAAGCATATGAGCAAATCGAACGATCCTGATAATCTCAGCCAGTGCAGCTCAATTCATTGTATTGAGAGAGGGGGCAGTTCACACTCGGGAGAGGAAGGAAGCTCAGGCACGATCAGGAGGCATCACTCCACACTGTCCTGTGGTGGACTTGCAATGGCATCGCCTCTAATTGGCTTGCCTGAGATTTCCCATCTCGGGTGGGGCCACTGGTTCACACTCCGGGATCTCGAGGTGGCAACAAATCGATTTTCAGCCGAAAATGTGATTGGCGAGGGTGGTTATGGGGTTGTGTACCGGGGCAGACTTATCAATGGAACTGAGGTTGCAGTCAAGAAGCTCCTCAACAACCT TGGGCAGGCTGAGAAAGAATTTCGGGCCGAGGTCGAGGCCATTGGCCATGTCCGACACAAGAATCTGGTGCGGCTCCTTGGCTACTGCATTGAAGGAGTTCACAG GATGTTGGTGTATGAGTATGTGAACAATGGCAATCTTGACCAGTGGCTCCACGGGGGTATGAGGCAGCATGGCAGCCTTACATGGGAAGCTCGCATGAAGGTTATACTTGGCACTGCTAAGGC GCTAGCATATTTACATGAAGGGATAGAACCGAAGGTTGTTCACCGAGACATAAAGTCCAGCAACATTTTGATTGATGAGGAGTTCAATGCAAAGGTGTCTGATTTTGGATTGGCAAAGGTCCTGGGAACGAATGAGAGTCATATTGCCACTAGAGTAATGGGAACATTCGG TTATGTGGCTCCAGAATATGCTAACACTGGCTTGTTAAATGAGAAGAGCGATGTTTACAGCTTTGGGGTCCTCCTTCTCGAAGCTATTACTGGAAGGGACCCCGTGGATTATGCGCGCCCGGCTAATGAG GTAAATCTCGTAGAATGGCTAAAGATGATGGTGGGGACGAAGAGAGCAGAGGAAGTTGTGGACCTGAACATCGAAGTAAAACCCCCGACTCGTGCTTTGAAGCGCGCCCTTGTGGTGGCAGTTAGATGTATTGATCCAGAGTGGGACCAGAGACCCAGAATGACCCAGGTTGTTCGCATGCTGGAATCAGATGAATACCCTTCTCGCGAG GATCGTAGGACCAGAAAGAGCCGTGCAGCGAGCATCGAAAGTAAAAATGGGGATGGTTTGGATCCAAATGAATTGCTGAACACGGCAGTTGACTCAAGAGACCGATAA